In Paenibacillus sp. BIC5C1, a genomic segment contains:
- the licT gene encoding BglG family transcription antiterminator LicT has protein sequence MIIRQIFNNNVIRAENQVGQEFVVIGNGLGFKKKNGQPVDEDKIEKTFVLKSDKIPQKLIDLIGETSVEYLKLADEIVGHAKKEMGDIFSDNIYISLIDHIQFAITRYRKSVGLKNSLLWQIKKFYKKEFWIGMNAVNLIQEQFGIQMDEHEASFIAMHFVNARQDGQGMKQTVEITEVIDDIFNIVTNHYHITLDENSFNYSRFITHLQYFVQRMLSNEQEQFASGDNFLYEQVKDKYAKAFQCTQFINQYLEEKFESAMSIDEKVYLTIHIHRVTSRNEMLDAE, from the coding sequence ATGATCATCCGACAGATTTTCAACAACAACGTCATTCGCGCCGAGAATCAGGTAGGCCAAGAGTTTGTTGTCATCGGCAACGGTCTGGGTTTCAAGAAGAAAAATGGACAGCCCGTGGATGAGGATAAAATCGAGAAAACCTTTGTGCTGAAATCGGATAAAATACCGCAAAAATTGATTGACCTGATCGGTGAAACATCGGTTGAATATTTAAAATTGGCTGACGAAATTGTAGGCCATGCCAAAAAGGAAATGGGCGATATTTTTAGTGATAATATCTATATTTCGTTGATTGATCATATTCAATTCGCCATTACAAGGTACCGCAAATCCGTCGGACTAAAGAATTCCCTTTTGTGGCAAATCAAGAAATTTTACAAAAAAGAATTTTGGATCGGCATGAATGCTGTCAATCTGATTCAGGAACAATTCGGCATCCAAATGGATGAGCATGAGGCCAGCTTTATTGCCATGCACTTTGTCAACGCCCGGCAAGACGGTCAGGGTATGAAACAAACGGTTGAAATTACCGAGGTTATTGATGATATTTTCAACATTGTCACCAATCATTACCACATCACACTGGATGAAAATTCATTTAATTATTCCCGGTTTATTACCCATCTTCAATACTTTGTGCAGAGAATGCTGAGTAATGAACAGGAGCAATTTGCATCGGGTGATAACTTCCTGTATGAGCAGGTTAAAGACAAATATGCCAAGGCTTTTCAGTGTACACAATTCATTAATCAATACCTTGAAGAGAAGTTTGAAAGCGCCATGTCTATTGATGAAAAAGTGTATTTGACGATCCATATTCACCGTGTCACTTCCCGTAATGAAATGCTGGACGCTGAATAA
- a CDS encoding DUF3934 family protein — protein MSKAKGKGGTGRGTGKKGWNRWQAAANRAKSAPKPYKSKGTKNKTDAETPSDKSV, from the coding sequence ATGAGCAAAGCAAAAGGAAAAGGCGGCACCGGCCGTGGTACTGGCAAAAAAGGTTGGAATCGTTGGCAAGCCGCTGCTAACCGAGCGAAAAGTGCTCCGAAGCCTTATAAAAGTAAAGGCACAAAGAATAAAACCGATGCGGAAACGCCAAGTGACAAGTCCGTGTAA
- a CDS encoding methyl-accepting chemotaxis protein, translated as MLLDKIRWSTLPFFAKNLVISFGSIMLIGVILITAGYQLQKNILSQQLYEQAEVTTQKWFDDLDTDKVLEAVKEKSYSGPVQKELRDYLDSIHELYPNIAQAYIFGTELKEGNQTSIIAIPTNLLGPFEESNMAAGSMYPLPQKNVIALKGMKNDDEAALSSFYTDEYGTWTTIMYPIKNAEGKMYAALYFDVDANAVPKGLHKLITYSSIFLIGFLILFMVLQYILLKKTLKPIRDLMKGIETASAGNLDVTIQTGRDDLGIINEKFNTMIQRFNDTMYKVQTTSYHLSDSSKKLLDISEKNNDNIQMISSNIRDISHGLRSQDQASVESARAMTEMSTVVQTIASSSADVADEALSMEQRSNSGHEIMQQVVEQMRLISGAVKHTSESIQSLESRSNEISSIVNMITQIADQTNLLALNASIEAARVGEEGKGFAVVAGEVRKLAEQSQDSAKQIRTLIDGIQRDILQSAEAMQLGSQEVEKGSQVTMETGQFFEDILTATNKVANQIQDISSSTEEISASTQEMSATADELSASVSKAAHSSKQIEQSIAEQESSMASIVAASDELSAVSGQLQELISFFKVRAN; from the coding sequence ATGTTGTTAGATAAGATAAGGTGGAGTACTCTTCCCTTCTTTGCTAAAAATCTCGTTATTTCATTCGGCAGCATTATGTTGATTGGGGTTATTCTGATTACTGCGGGATATCAGCTGCAAAAGAATATTTTGAGTCAACAATTGTATGAGCAGGCGGAAGTTACAACACAGAAATGGTTTGATGATCTGGATACAGACAAAGTACTTGAAGCAGTAAAAGAGAAAAGTTATTCTGGACCTGTTCAGAAGGAATTAAGAGATTACCTGGATTCTATCCACGAGCTATATCCTAATATTGCACAAGCCTATATCTTTGGCACCGAACTGAAGGAAGGAAATCAGACGTCCATCATTGCGATCCCTACTAATTTGTTGGGACCTTTCGAAGAAAGCAATATGGCAGCAGGTTCAATGTATCCATTACCACAGAAAAATGTTATAGCTCTTAAAGGTATGAAAAACGACGACGAGGCCGCATTAAGTAGCTTTTATACGGACGAATACGGTACTTGGACTACGATTATGTACCCTATTAAAAATGCCGAAGGAAAAATGTACGCTGCACTTTACTTCGACGTTGATGCAAACGCAGTTCCAAAAGGACTTCATAAGCTGATTACATACAGTAGTATTTTCCTTATCGGTTTCCTGATCCTGTTTATGGTACTGCAGTACATTCTATTGAAGAAAACACTTAAGCCAATCCGTGACCTTATGAAAGGTATTGAGACTGCAAGCGCAGGCAATCTGGATGTAACCATCCAAACCGGACGGGATGATCTGGGAATTATCAATGAAAAATTCAATACGATGATTCAGCGATTCAATGACACGATGTACAAAGTCCAAACAACTTCGTATCACCTCTCTGACTCATCCAAGAAATTATTAGATATTTCCGAGAAAAATAATGATAATATCCAGATGATCAGCAGCAATATCCGGGACATCTCTCACGGCCTTCGCTCGCAGGATCAGGCGAGCGTGGAAAGTGCCCGAGCAATGACAGAAATGTCTACCGTTGTGCAGACGATTGCCAGCAGTTCTGCAGATGTAGCGGATGAAGCATTAAGCATGGAACAACGCTCCAATTCAGGGCATGAGATTATGCAACAAGTGGTTGAGCAGATGAGACTGATCTCCGGTGCTGTGAAACACACGTCGGAATCGATACAGTCTTTGGAAAGTCGTTCCAACGAAATTAGCAGCATCGTAAATATGATTACGCAAATTGCAGATCAGACTAATCTGCTCGCCCTGAATGCTTCCATTGAGGCGGCTCGTGTTGGTGAGGAAGGAAAAGGGTTCGCGGTGGTGGCAGGGGAAGTACGCAAACTCGCTGAACAGTCCCAGGATTCTGCCAAACAGATCCGTACCTTAATTGACGGCATTCAGCGCGATATCCTTCAATCAGCTGAAGCTATGCAGCTTGGCTCTCAAGAAGTGGAGAAGGGATCTCAGGTCACTATGGAGACGGGGCAATTCTTTGAAGATATTTTGACAGCTACGAACAAAGTCGCTAACCAAATTCAGGATATCTCCAGCTCAACCGAAGAAATATCCGCCAGCACACAGGAAATGTCCGCTACTGCGGATGAGTTGTCTGCGAGCGTCAGCAAAGCAGCACATAGCAGCAAACAGATTGAGCAATCCATTGCCGAACAGGAATCATCCATGGCTTCCATTGTTGCTGCCTCTGATGAACTTTCGGCTGTATCGGGCCAATTGCAAGAACTGATCTCCTTCTTCAAAGTAAGAGCTAACTAG